The genomic window GAAAGGATTGATGAAAAAACTGGAATGACGTCAATTGCACCACTCGTTTTGGCGGGTATAATAAGCATTTTATATTGGAGGCAAGCATACTACTTTCTGATCTATGCCATCTTATAAACGTATTTTTGTGCATTTATTACTGAATGAATCTTGAATATCTGAATCAGACTTAAACCTTTTGTTGACTTTTTGCAGATTCTTTGATGATTTACGCCTATATGCACTTGTTCAGTTTGTTCCTTGCATCATTATACCTTTGATGGCTATTCTAATTCCACCAATGTATACACATTCTGCTTACTGGCTGTGGGCAGCAGGTTCGGTTTCAGCAATACTTGGAATCCTTTTGCAGTTGTTATCTCTGTCTATTTTATGTTCTCTTGTTTTTCCATATGACGATTTGCAGAAACTGTTTGAATCTTCAAGTAGGAATGCCTAGTTCCTCTTCATTGCTAATGTAACCATGGTTATTACTTTTGAGATGGCGGGAGCGAAGCCTTCCATCTGCAATTCTTCTATAATCttattaatttctttaattaGAGATTATTCTACAAGGAGCATTTGTGTTCAATTACCAGAAATTTAGTGTGAAAACATATTTAGAACTTCCATTTCTGTCTCATATGGGTGCAGTGGCATAATAGGAGCCAGCACTTCTCCATTCTCTTGACTTGAACGAGTATTGCATCGTATGGGCtggaaaatatttcaattttcaGAATTTGGCTCTTTCCAAACCTAAAGCATAGCATGAAgaattcaacttttttttttttttattacaatattTCGAAGACTAATTTTCTGTTTGTTCAAGATAATCTTAGTTTGACATCAGAAAACATCTACGGAAATCTTGTAGAGAATTTGTTTTTGTTGTTCTTGTTTTAAATCTTCCTTCTCTTGCTGATGTGAATAGGTAATTTGCAATGCTCTCACCTTAATCGTCATGACATTGTTATCCGGTAAATGCAGGATTTTATCTTTTGGCCAAGGTAGAAGAAGCCATGGACAAAGTGATATATAAATGGACTCATCACATTGTCAGTGGGCATACTCTCAAGCATCTGTGTGCTGCAATGGTTCCTGTTTTCTTGACACTTATGCTCGCAAAAAGGAGTATTGAACCTGATAGGTATGCCTTTCCTTTGATCTCTTTACCAGATATTATTCTCCATGTCCTATAAATGTGAGCCTGTTTGAACCGAAAAGTTGCTGGGATAAAGCGACAATGTCTTGTCAAACTACTTCATCTCTCACATGGTAAAAGCTTTCCAAAGCACAACCACATGTCACGTACTTTGTGCAGCAGAATTATAATTAGATACAACATACACCGAACATGTCATGGTGTGATGATTGCCTGCTTGTGAAAAAATTATGTGGAGTCTGTGTTTGGACAATCTATTTTTGCATTTTTGTTCCTGTAACAGGTCCTATCCTTCAAATTTTGGCCTAGGTAGATCCCAATCTTTTCCCAGTTGTTACCTTGTGCTATTCAGCTATTTGACAGATTTTCTATATGATGCAGGAGAAGTTTGTTTCAGCATTGGCGGATTTATTGGGTAAGAGTTAAAGAAAGTCGATTTAAGGAGGCAAGCTTAGATTGCGAGTATGCTGCAGTTTCAACTCCAACATGATGGCATAAATCATACATCAGTAATCCTCACTGAAGATATTTCTTTAGCAACTTGTACATTGTCATCTAATACAGTATAAGAGGCATTGTTGTTGTCAACCACTGTATACGAATATCCACAGCCACCCCCTTCTGAGAAAGCAGGACACCAATTTATAAATGCTTCCTTTATTAAAGATCATTTTGTGAATCGCTGATGGTTTTGACCTATCAACTTGTAGAAATTTCTCATCAAAAATGTCATGGGGGATAAGCCCTTCGATTTCGCTATATTTTGAAACAAAGAAATGCTATTTTCTGTCCACGTATGCATGCATAAACAATTCACCACTGACATTGTGAGCAATTTGGAATCACGTATGAAGCCGGATGTTGTGCTCAAACTTTCTGCAGAACGTCCGGCTGTGAACTCTTCTGTTGCACGTACTCAGTCTCTCACCTGCAAATAGAAGACTGAGCTGATAGGGTAATCTCTAATCCTTTCTTGCAGGCCATCGAGGAACCCAAAAACACCGGAAAGAAATTTGGTTTGAACTGATAAAAATGCTCCACTTATTGAATCACTGCAACTTCAGGATTAATTTCATTAAACACCATTTACCAAACCGATACCTTGTAAGTATATGACCCATTACCGGCATGGCAGTTCAATCCCCGGTACAAAAAGGGATTTCTGCTAACTAGTAGCTGGTAGTTCTACAACCAACATCGAACTGTTTTCAAAGATCAAAGGGGGTGGACTATTATTAAAAGGACCACCTCGAGATGCTTGGAGTGCAAAAAGCCTACTTCCCATAGCTTCACTAATATCATTAAATAACCGTGCCGTTTCCAAGCGCATGACAGCCGCCTGACcaaattgaagaatgaagggaAAAATAGGAAAGCCCAAAAAAGGACCGATTagggggccaaaaaaaaaaaaaaaaaaggatagggCAGCCAACTTTGCATGCCTTGGTACCCTGGCTAGTTTACAACTTATTACGAGGAACAACCTATTCATCTTTTCCCAGCTCTGAACCAACAGCTTGTGGTTGCCGATAATTTCATGATCATTAAGAGCTGTAGAGATATCCTGGGCATCGCACCTCAACACCATCCAGTTACTGATGATACAGGAGCTGAAATGTAGCTGTATTACATGCGGACCATGGGCTACTTGTCTTGCTTGGTGAGCGGCAAATGCTCAGCACCCCTCTCAAGTGCAGTTCTCCATAGCCTGTACCTTACCCCAAGCTTGTCGTATGACACTGGCAAGTTCCAAATGTTTGCCCCATTGATCATCCTGTCTTGCTGTCCCACCACTAGCCGTAGGTCCTCATTCAAGACCTGCATTCAAGGATAGTCATCAGCACGTAAAGCTAGTTGCATGGAATTGCTGGCTAAGAAGCCAACTCTGGCTGCCATCGGAAGTTTTCAAAGGAATTGCAATGTGTAGCTTCTTTGAGAGTAACATAGAATGGTTGGTATGGGAGTAACATAGAATTGGTTGGTTCAAAAGTGTCTTCACTGACCTTAAaacttcttttttaaatttttcctcATTTGGCCATATTATTGGTAATATTAACATACTGTATTATAATGACAGGGACAAAGATGCACAGATGTGCAACCTTTCTCAATTTCACTCCTTCAAATGCTGCATGCATTAAATATGCCTGTTAGAATGAGCTAAAAATACAGCCTTATATGTTCACAGATCTAGAACAAACCATTTGTGTGCTTGTTCTCTTGTACTTTCTCTATTTATGGTTTGACAATATGTCTATGCACAAGAACAAACATTAAGTAATTGTGCGATCTACGTTATGAGATATTCCCGTGAATGTGAAAAAAATGGTGGAACAGGATTTCTCCAGATTATATATAAGGGAGAATTCTATGGTGGCATTGCTGATGATAGGGTTAGCATAAATACCTATATCAAACAGAATGCcaccaccccaaaaaaaaaaaactcttaccAGCACAACAGATTTTTACTCATCTTAGTGTTtcgaatattaaatttaaaatagtttCATTAGCGCAATTTCAAATGACATGGATTGACCACTTTTGACGTCTAGAACAATAGAAGACCATAGGCTTTTTCCTGATCATCAACTGTCATGATTAGAGTTGTCTTCTAGGAAAGCACAACATGGTGACATCCTTCATAATGATTCAAACTATTAGTCAAACTACAGGAATCACATTCATACTTTCTGATGGAAAGGGGTTTTCTGGTCGGTATCACAAAATAGTAGATACCAATGGAAGACAAATATTTTCAGGTCTATGATTGACAATATTTGTAGATTCTATCTATAATTCCTGCTTTAACATAGTGGAGATACGGCAATATGCTAATggtaaataaaataagaaaagctTTTTGTAAGTTATTCACCTTCTCTGCAAAATATCTCCAAAGGATATGCATGAAAGGCATATGCTTAAGCAAGGGGGCAAAATCCAGAGACATTCTGTACAATAATCTTGTTTTCTGTCGAGAGGAGGGCAAGCAAACATGCAGTTGGTGTAAATGTGTGGAGCACTGCCTAGTATTCTGTCCCTTCAATTTTCCAGGCTTCGAGATTCCAATAGTAGAGAGGACTATGCATGGGGGGCGGAATTCCATGTCGATCGGGTAGGGATCCCAGTATCCCTGAAGGCCTGATGCAGGAGTGAGGAACTTCACTACGCTGGAAAAAATGAGGGAAAAAAGACAATCTTAGCTCTATATAAATGAGCCAAAGAGGGTAGGAGATGTTACAGTTTCCATTTCTGGAAAGGACTAGAATGATATGCA from Elaeis guineensis isolate ETL-2024a chromosome 9, EG11, whole genome shotgun sequence includes these protein-coding regions:
- the LOC105051925 gene encoding uncharacterized protein translates to MWRRKLYGWGAAIVIFAVLMIVTPAIPQSQEYHDFADQRELFLGIPNTLNVISNFPFLVIGLIGLVLCLRGSFRLSLQGEVWGWSCFFIGVAAVAFGSSYYHLKPNDARLVWDRLPMTIAFTSIMAIFIIERIDEKTGMTSIAPLVLAGIISILYWRFFDDLRLYALVQFVPCIIIPLMAILIPPMYTHSAYWLWAAGFYLLAKVEEAMDKVIYKWTHHIVSGHTLKHLCAAMVPVFLTLMLAKRSIEPDRRSLFQHWRIYWVRVKESRFKEASLDCEYAAVSTPT